From the Calonectris borealis chromosome 4, bCalBor7.hap1.2, whole genome shotgun sequence genome, one window contains:
- the ZFYVE28 gene encoding lateral signaling target protein 2 homolog isoform X8, with protein MMNRFRKWLYKPKRTDPQLLAQFYYADEELNQVAAELDSLDGRKDPQRCTLLVNQFRSCQDNVLNIINQIMDECIPHERANRDFCVKFPEEIRHDNLAGQLWFGAECLAAGSIIMNREIESMAMRPLAKDLTRSLEEVRNIIRDQALRDLNLYTEKMKDSLKHFDVLFAEFELSYVSAMVPVKSPKEYYVQQEVIVLFCETVERALRLGYLTQDMIDDYEPALMFTIPRLAIV; from the exons AGAACAGACCCGCAGCTCCTTGCTCAGTTCTACTATGCTGATGAGGAACTAAATCAAGTAGCAGCTGAACTGGACAGTTTGGATGGAAGAAAAGACCCACAGAGATGTACGCTGCTAGTCAACCAGTTTCGCTCTTGTCAG GATAATGTTTTGAACATCATAAATCAAATCATGGATGAATGCATTCCACATGAACGGGCCAACCGAGACTTTTGTGTTAAGTTTCCAGAGGAAATACGCCATGACAACCTTGCAGGACAGCTTTGGTTTGGAGCAGAA TGTTTGGCTGCTGGTTCAATTATTATGAATCGTGAAATTGAGAGTATGGCTATGAGGCCATTGGCCAAGGATCTCACCCGAAGCCTAGAGGAAGTTAGAAACATCATTCGTGACCAGGCCTTAAGGGATTTGAACCTctacacagaaaaaatgaaagattcACTCAAGCATTTTGATGTCCTTTTTGCTGAATTTGAATTAAG TTATGTGTCGGCCATGGTACCTGTGAAGTCTCCAAAAGAATACTATGTACAGCAAGAGGTAATCGTGCTTTTCTGTGAAACTGTGGAGAG AGCCTTAAGGCTTGGATACCTCACTCAAGATATGATAGATGACTATGAACCGGCTTTAATGTTTACAATTCCAAGATTAGCCATTGTTtg A